A stretch of Camelina sativa cultivar DH55 chromosome 18, Cs, whole genome shotgun sequence DNA encodes these proteins:
- the LOC104760167 gene encoding plasminogen activator inhibitor 1 RNA-binding protein-like isoform X1 has product MASMNPFDLLGDDAEDPSQLAATLTQKVEKAAAVQPAKSAKMPTKPLPPTQAVRESRNAPSGGRVAGGRGGGFSRGRGGGFNRDNRNNDAPPANENGFSGGYRASEDADGARRGGIVGGFRGRGGRRGFANGEGGDVERPRRTYERRSGTGRGTDLKREGGGRGNWGTTEDDIAPATEEPTTEVEKSPVAEKQGGEDETADAAKEAEEKAQKEAEDKEMTLEEYEKILEEKKKALQATKVEERKVDTKVFESMQQLSNKKTTEEEIFVKLGSDKDKRKDAAEKTKKSLSINEFLKPADGARGGYRGGRGGRGGRGGRDQRGGGNGGENQRRGPSAPAIGDTAQFPSLGK; this is encoded by the exons ATGGCGTCTATGAACCCTTTCGATCTCTTAGGAGATGACGCTGAGGATCCCAGCCAGCTCGCTGCGACTTTGACTCAAAAAGTCGAGAAAGCTGCTGCTGTACAACCTGCTAAGTCTGCTAAGATGCCAACCAAGCCACTTCCTCCTACTCAAGCAG TGAGAGAGTCAAGAAATGCTCCTTCAGGAGGTCGTGTTGCGGGTGGACGTGGTGGTGGTTTTTCCCGTGGCAGGGGTGGTGGATTTAACAGGGACAACCGGAACAATGATGCTCCTCCTGCAAATGAGAATGGGTTTTCTGGCGGATACAGAGCTTCTGAAGATGCTGATGGAGCAAGGCGTGGAGGTATTGTTGGTGGATTCCGTGGTCGTGGAGGTCGCCGTGGATTTGCCAATGGTGAAGGAGGTGATGTTGAACGCCCAAGGAGGACTTATGAGCGCCGTAGCGGTACTGGTCGTgg tacTGATTTAAAACGTGAGGGTGGTGGTCGTGGAAACTGGGGAACTACTGAAGATGACATTGCTCC AGCTACTGAGGAACCCACCACTGAGGTTGAAAAGAGCCCTGTTGCTGAGAAGCAAGGAGGTGAGGATGAAACCGCTGATGCAGCCAAAGAAGCCGAAGAGAAAGCACAGAAAGAAGCTGAAGACAAG GAGATGACTCTGGAAGAGTATGAGAAAATcctggaggagaagaagaaggctctACAAGCCACTAAGGTCGAGGAAAGAAAAGTTGACACCAAAGTGTTTGAGTCCATGCAACAGCTTTCTAACAAGAAGACTACTGAGGAAGAAATCTTCGTCAAGCTG GGATCTGACAAGGACAAACGCAAAGATGCTGCCGAGAAGACCAAAAAG TCCTTGAGCATTAATGAGTTCTTGAAGCCAGCTGATGGAGCAAGAGGTGGATACCGCGGCGGAAGAGGAGGTCGCGGTGGTCGTGGTGGTCGTGATCAGAGAGGTGGTGGTAACGGAGGAGAAAACCAAAGGCGAGGACCTTCTGCTCCGGCGATTGGAGACACTGCTCAGTTCCCGTCGTTGGGCAAATAG
- the LOC104760167 gene encoding plasminogen activator inhibitor 1 RNA-binding protein-like isoform X2, with product MASMNPFDLLGDDAEDPSQLAATLTQKVEKAAAVQPAKSAKMPTKPLPPTQAVRESRNAPSGGRVAGGRGGGFSRGRGGGFNRDNRNNDAPPANENGFSGGYRASEDADGARRGGIVGGFRGRGGRRGFANGEGGDVERPRRTYERRSGTGRGTDLKREGGGRGNWGTTEDDIAPATEEPTTEVEKSPVAEKQGGEDETADAAKEAEEKAQKEAEDKEMTLEEYEKILEEKKKALQATKVEERKVDTKVFESMQQLSNKKTTEEEIFVKLGSDKDKRKDAAEKTKKSLSINEFLKPADGARGGYRGGRGGRGGRGGRDQRGGSNGGENQRRGPSAPAIGDTAQFPSLGK from the exons ATGGCGTCTATGAACCCTTTCGATCTCTTAGGAGATGACGCTGAGGATCCCAGCCAGCTCGCTGCGACTTTGACTCAAAAAGTCGAGAAAGCTGCTGCTGTACAACCTGCTAAGTCTGCTAAGATGCCAACCAAGCCACTTCCTCCTACTCAAGCAG TGAGAGAGTCAAGAAATGCTCCTTCAGGAGGTCGTGTTGCGGGTGGACGTGGTGGTGGTTTTTCCCGTGGCAGGGGTGGTGGATTTAACAGGGACAACCGGAACAATGATGCTCCTCCTGCAAATGAGAATGGGTTTTCTGGCGGATACAGAGCTTCTGAAGATGCTGATGGAGCAAGGCGTGGAGGTATTGTTGGTGGATTCCGTGGTCGTGGAGGTCGCCGTGGATTTGCCAATGGTGAAGGAGGTGATGTTGAACGCCCAAGGAGGACTTATGAGCGCCGTAGCGGTACTGGTCGTgg tacTGATTTAAAACGTGAGGGTGGTGGTCGTGGAAACTGGGGAACTACTGAAGATGACATTGCTCC AGCTACTGAGGAACCCACCACTGAGGTTGAAAAGAGCCCTGTTGCTGAGAAGCAAGGAGGTGAGGATGAAACCGCTGATGCAGCCAAAGAAGCCGAAGAGAAAGCACAGAAAGAAGCTGAAGACAAG GAGATGACTCTGGAAGAGTATGAGAAAATcctggaggagaagaagaaggctctACAAGCCACTAAGGTCGAGGAAAGAAAAGTTGACACCAAAGTGTTTGAGTCCATGCAACAGCTTTCTAACAAGAAGACTACTGAGGAAGAAATCTTCGTCAAGCTG GGATCTGACAAGGACAAACGCAAAGATGCTGCCGAGAAGACCAAAAAG tCCTTGAGCATTAATGAGTTCTTGAAGCCAGCTGATGGAGCAAGAGGTGGATACCGCGGCGGAAGAGGAGGTCGCGGTGGTCGTGGTGGTCGTGATCAGAGAGGTGGTAGTAACGGAGGAGAAAACCAAAGGCGAGGACCTTCTGCTCCGGCGATTGGAGACACTGCTCAGTTCCCGTCGTTGGGCAAGTAG